The DNA region TTCATAAAGTTACGTCTATTATTGAGGATGTTCTTCAACAACATGGCACTCATCTCAAAGATCTTGATTTGGAATCTAGAAAATCAGAAGAAGCTGCATTGAGAAGATATGAAGCCGCGGGGTGGTTGAGGAAAATGGTTGGAATTGTTGCAGCTAAGGATTTACCGGCGGAGCCTTCTGAGGAAGAGTTTAGGCTTGGTTTGAGGAGTGGAATCATTCTTTGTAATGTTATTAGCAAGGTTCAACCTGTTGTTGTATGTAAGGTTGTGGAGAGTCCGGTTGATTCTGGGTTAATCCTTGATGGAGCACCATCATCGGCATTCCAGTATTTTTTGAAAATGTTAGGAACTTTCTAGTGGCTGTTCAGGAAATTGGAATTCCTATCTTTGAAGCTTCTGATCTAGAACAAGGGGAAAAATCATCGAGGATTGGGAATGGTGTATTGGCCCTTAAATCCTATAGTGAATGGAAACAAACTGGGGCTAATGATGTGTGGAAATTTGGTGGAACATCAAATGCTTGCTGTTTCAATGTATATTTTTTTCTGTTACATATTCAAACCATACATTCAAATTTCAATCATACTTCTTGCTCAACCAAGTTACAATACCAATGTCACATTACATACGTCACTACGATATGACCTATTGAAATACTCTAAACAAAAAAAGATACAAATCCAATTCAAACTAACATATCAGCAGTAGCAAGGAACAATCTGAGAATGAAATCAACAAAGCTCTTGAGGTAACCGTGAATTCTGGAGGTGTTGTCTTTTTTTTTTTGCCTTTTTCAATGGCCAAGGGAGTGCTGATGCTTTTCCGAGAGAGGAAGCAGCTGTTATAAAAATACCAGTTCAGAATGGCAACAAATAAAGGAAGCTACAGAAAAAGCTAGAAAAGCTGCAGCATACAACAATAAATCAAGCTCCACCAATATTCAGTCTTCAAAGAAGCCTACCGAGAATCCTAAAGCAGTTGCAAAATTTGAGTGGCGAGCAAAAGTGAATTCACTTGTTGTTGAGGATGCAATTGATCACTTCACTAGACATCTGGTTTCTGAGTGGGTAACAGATCTTTGGTACTCTCGCTTAACACCGGACAAAGAGGCTCCTGAGGAGTTGGTGCAACTAATTATTGGTGTACTTGGTGAAATTTCAGGACGCATGAGAAATATAAATCTGATTGATTTTTTGATAAGGGATCTTGTTAATCTCGTTTGCACTCATTTGGAGCTGTTCCGTGCTTCTATCTCCAAGATTGAAAAAACAACACACAGGTTCATTAACAATTGAAAGTCGAGATACAGAACTAAAGGTTGTGTTGGCTGCAGAAAACAAATTGCATCCTGCTTTATTCTCTTCTGAAGCTGAGCACAAGGTTTTGCAGCATCTAATGAATGGTCTTATGTCCGTCACTTTCAAGTCGGAGGATTTGCAGTGTGATAGGTAGTCCAACCGCTGAATCTTGGGCCAATAGACTCAAACTTGCTAAGGATATCAACTATCAGTTTCCACAGCTAGCTACCACAGATCTCTCTGTACTGATTCCATCCAGAAGCGATGATGCGACCAACCATATCAAACACTTCCTACTGCAGCAGATGACAGAACACCATCCTCAAATTTTTTCAAGTTAAAATCACCATGTATCCCTGTATCAGACTTGCAGGTACCGCCTATGCAAGTTCCATGATGTCCAATAATACCATTGCTAGTTATTGCTCCTTGGTTAAATAATCCAACATGTGTGAACTCTGCATAAAATGCCAACTCATGACCAAGAGCTACTCTGCAGGGAATCGCCGAACCTGCGAGAACAAAACGAGTTTAAGGAAATGCATTAATTTGCCGGTTTACCGATGGAATTCGCCCATGATGGAATAGGCATCAAACCAGAGCAGTGATCAAAACCGAAACCGCTTTCGGAAGCTTACCATTTGTTATGACGGGAGCTACCTCAAACCAGTACGCAATTGAGCGTTGTAGTCGGCACCGATCCTGCAGCATTGCCAACAATTTGCATCAGTTAACACTGCTACATCATAATCAATGGAAAATCGTGATACACCAAAACACAATCCCCACCAATGAACAATTCTTCGACGAATTTGAAAAGAGTCAAGACACGTACGAAGCACAATACAGTCTCAAGTCCTTGAAAATGACACGCGATACTTGGTTTGACAGTAATTTTTATACGAGATATTTTATGTGGGATTCTTTCACAGTTGGTGTAGCAGCTTCAATCATGAGGAACTCTAATAGAAACAAAGGAGAAAATGAATTTGCTAAAATGAAGTATATGAATATAACTGTAATTACTTCAAACAAACCTTATGGTATATCAGATGGATCCAATCCATTATTTGATGGCCTCGAAGTTCCTAAATTCAATCTCAAGAAAGGTTCTGTCCATAACGGTCACATTCAACAAGAACTAACAGATCCATTTTGCTTTGTTAAGATTGGCACAGGGAGATGTCAGGATGGTTACACAAAGGAGGTGGATGGTCAAGACTCAGTTAAAGTACTTGTTGCCACAAAAGCAAAGCCTAACAAAGAGAAAAAGAGCTTACACGACAGAGAATTCTTCATAAGCTTCTTAAATCAAGCTATCAAAGGACTTGTGGATGAGTTCCGCATACCAAAGAGAGAAGATACGAAATCGGTTGAGTTTTTACCGTCGTGGAGGTTTGCTAATGGGATGTTTGCTTTGGTCCTTTCATTTGGCCTTCTCCTCCACCCGTCCGTTCAACGCTAtctcctcaagcacatacttgatcagatccattttggacatccacaaggtggtatgaaccagcatactgtctcagtcggcgagcagcctatgccaaagtacatcaagttttctcgagcagtgagtgtattgtttcacagtcgataaactctttgcttaggtaaattgcatgtTCTTTTCGACGAGGCTAGTCATGCTGACACATACACACCTCGTAGACCCCTTGAGGGttgtcaagtaccagattaacagttgtttcttccaaggaaggcatcagaatcagaggttcctgctactcattttttctttccatgccccttggcagtcatcgttccacctgaccatttgatttcttttctctctttttttgtttgtttttggttcaggcgtttcttgcactgttttttttccttctttttttttgcaggaaaaacctcgattcctctttcattcacaacatgcctcggcagcttgctggacagcactccataagtgcactgacTTAGACTCAACAGTATGAATTATCTCcaccggtcaaacaacttgatcaagtccaccgggtgcccctcttctgcttggggctttgtcatcatgtcatcaacatggcatttgattccacgatgaatcatatcatgacACAAAGTCACTCTTGACCTGTGgtacgtggcaccggcgttctgcttcactagaggacggtcttctctccatggtagcttgtgccccacaacatgggtactcccccctggtgtatcttgatgcaaccaggtgaagatatcaacctgctctttcgACAGGGCTACCCTTctgttcttgacttgcctctgaagcggcctcaactttcatttcccttctgacctcggcggtacttgggatCACAATCTTGAATCGCccctcgtgtggttgaatcaccttctcctcttgtttcaacaacctagctaatttcagcagatcacaatcttcttcgcctttttcttcggcatgatagcttggattgtcgaagtcatatagaggtgtaaccaaattgttatcgatgagatcaggagggtaatcacttttgtggttggaacaagacaagttcaaaagaaaaacgaaaaacattgccatttttattttttaaaactgcaaaaaaagaaaaaacaaggaacaccgcttttgatcacaaaaacatccatttattactgatgcaaaatgttgcaaaatgaaacacatgaggtggcccttacaatggaccagtacgtttcgggcaaaacgtatggctttcatgcaaacaaaatcaaaacacagaaatactacacttccggatgagcgacagtggtgcttttggaggccttccagttgcctggtacgcacgactttatccacaatTCTAGCTCGCGGTCACGGTCGATCTCCTCACTCACTGAACAAGCTTGATCAGAattcagcattcctgcactgacgaagatgtacggtggacgacgtcctctgtttggtctagacgactcttgatctggataaccaatcccgaacatgtctgcctttaccactatgtcaatgatccttccccagcctcggg from Lathyrus oleraceus cultivar Zhongwan6 chromosome 1, CAAS_Psat_ZW6_1.0, whole genome shotgun sequence includes:
- the LOC127137607 gene encoding probable sphingolipid transporter spinster homolog 3, yielding MDWIHLIYHKDRCRLQRSIAYWFEVAPVITNGSAIPCRVALGHELAFYAEFTHVGLFNQGAITSNGIIGHHGTCIGGTCKSDTGIHGDFNLKKFEDGVLSSAAVGSV